A stretch of the Planktothricoides raciborskii GIHE-MW2 genome encodes the following:
- a CDS encoding Uma2 family endonuclease — MTQTPLKIDKPRAFPDHTQLPDEDGTFRQNFQEHPQSIILTDSIGPVLQTVHPEGDYCIGQDCGIYWRETDPPRSKFFVGGAIAPDWFYVGNVPALLDGQIRRSYVLWRELMAPLIVLEFASGDGAEERDKTPLSLSNTETVTNPGKFWVYERIIRVPYYGIYEIKTGRLEVYHLRDLTYQKLAPNDRGHYPIYPLGIELGLWQGSYQNQEQLWLRWWDNEGTLLLTGHERADLAEYRAEQEKQRAEQEKQRAELAEQKAAKLAERLREMGIDPDMV; from the coding sequence ATGACCCAAACTCCCCTAAAAATTGACAAACCTAGGGCTTTTCCCGACCATACTCAACTACCCGATGAAGATGGTACATTTCGGCAAAATTTTCAAGAACATCCTCAAAGTATAATTCTCACTGATTCCATTGGCCCAGTCTTACAAACAGTCCACCCCGAAGGAGACTATTGCATCGGACAAGACTGTGGTATTTATTGGCGAGAAACTGACCCGCCACGTTCAAAATTTTTTGTGGGGGGTGCCATTGCCCCGGACTGGTTTTATGTGGGTAATGTCCCTGCGTTATTAGATGGACAAATCCGCCGTTCTTATGTACTCTGGCGTGAGTTAATGGCACCGTTAATTGTCCTAGAATTTGCCAGTGGAGATGGGGCAGAAGAAAGAGATAAAACTCCTTTATCTCTTTCTAATACTGAAACCGTGACCAATCCGGGAAAATTTTGGGTTTACGAGCGGATTATTCGAGTTCCTTACTATGGAATTTATGAAATAAAAACTGGTCGTTTGGAAGTTTATCATCTGAGAGATTTAACTTACCAAAAATTAGCCCCCAACGATCGCGGACATTATCCTATTTACCCCCTGGGTATAGAACTAGGACTCTGGCAAGGTTCTTATCAAAATCAAGAACAACTTTGGTTGCGTTGGTGGGACAACGAAGGCACTTTGTTATTAACAGGTCACGAACGCGCTGATTTAGCAGAATATCGGGCTGAACAGGAAAAACAACGGGCTGAACAGGAAAAACAACGGGCCGAATTAGCGGAACAAAAAGCCGCTAAACTTGCGGAACGTCTCCGAGAAATGGGCATTGACCCAGATATGGTTTAA
- the leuD gene encoding 3-isopropylmalate dehydratase small subunit has translation MSSEVIKISGRGIALVGNDIDTDRIIPARFLRCVTFDGLGEQVFKDDRTQTQGNHSFDQPQYQGANLLVVNGNFGCGSSREHAPQAIARWGIQALIGESFAEIFFGNCVAMGIPCVTAEPAIVKALQEAIAANPQTPMTLDLDTLEVTLGDKKYPVSLAAGPRQMFISGTWDSCGQLIQSADKIRETAAKLPYLSFA, from the coding sequence ATGAGTAGTGAAGTAATCAAAATTTCCGGTCGGGGAATTGCCTTGGTGGGCAATGATATTGATACAGACCGGATTATTCCTGCCCGGTTTTTACGCTGTGTCACCTTTGATGGATTAGGGGAACAAGTGTTTAAAGACGATCGCACCCAAACTCAGGGAAACCATTCATTTGACCAACCCCAATATCAAGGGGCAAATCTATTAGTGGTTAACGGTAATTTTGGCTGTGGTTCTAGCCGGGAACACGCCCCACAAGCGATCGCCCGTTGGGGAATTCAAGCCTTAATTGGCGAAAGTTTTGCGGAAATTTTCTTTGGTAATTGTGTAGCAATGGGGATTCCTTGTGTCACCGCTGAACCAGCAATTGTCAAAGCATTACAAGAGGCGATCGCGGCTAACCCCCAAACTCCCATGACCTTGGATTTAGACACATTAGAAGTCACATTAGGCGATAAAAAATATCCCGTTTCCTTAGCTGCTGGCCCCCGGCAAATGTTTATCAGTGGCACATGGGACAGTTGCGGACAACTGATCCAATCAGCAGATAAAATCCGGGAAACTGCGGCTAAATTGCCATACTTATCTTTTGCTTAA
- a CDS encoding DUF2281 domain-containing protein — protein MLNIEQIQKDINELPEEAQTLLIDFIDVLKKRYSLAEKQEVKSHPTLSVRSSTLDILKESGLIGCISAESELYTNYKSVIREGLNCKYE, from the coding sequence ATGCTTAATATTGAACAAATCCAAAAAGATATTAATGAATTACCGGAAGAAGCGCAAACATTACTCATCGATTTTATTGATGTATTAAAAAAACGCTATTCTTTAGCTGAAAAACAAGAGGTTAAATCTCACCCAACTCTTAGCGTTCGATCTAGTACCTTAGACATTCTCAAAGAATCTGGATTAATCGGTTGTATTAGTGCAGAATCAGAACTTTATACGAATTATAAATCTGTAATCCGAGAAGGATTAAACTGTAAATATGAATGA
- a CDS encoding type II toxin-antitoxin system VapC family toxin, with translation MIIVDTGFWVALFNNKDQYHQSAQDSLAQYPHEPLITTWCVLTETCHLLLQRSSNTYQGVQKQIKLINIFKQYPQLR, from the coding sequence ATGATCATCGTTGATACAGGATTTTGGGTTGCTTTGTTTAATAATAAAGACCAATATCATCAAAGCGCCCAAGACAGTTTAGCACAATATCCCCATGAACCTTTAATCACAACTTGGTGTGTTTTAACAGAAACTTGTCATTTACTTTTACAACGTTCTTCAAATACATACCAAGGAGTCCAAAAACAGATTAAATTAATCAATATTTTTAAACAATATCCCCAGCTTCGCTAA